In a single window of the Montipora capricornis isolate CH-2021 chromosome 11, ASM3666992v2, whole genome shotgun sequence genome:
- the LOC138023400 gene encoding uncharacterized protein codes for MAEKAKRDLEIRTRRRNRKRKAGTKASNGVGDGRKEEREREGGKNEIPFYSSRIFTSENKKQGNREGRAIHHLPKIRNALSSSYNWYDMTKEDYEYPGFSQSSKDIAYCKNIKEVKGFGSHQRPHFMWDDNQLSKRHTTTKKCQIKIEGKNTDITLKRAPCEGIKVCSFPDCTYAVSNRQKQNKCKTHAKTHKLKMTGPCPAQIVYAWPTNDDGRWWMGIVPSPDLKHNHSKPAPHRINQEVKCRIGNALKNDTSLTTKDLQKGCGIGIIPGEVSPAAANPERVRRERSRILSTASASRKELMPLLKILDFQEIREKVEKEQDAADSELSDQVNQMMGKYQMEGVEYLFKPGRKHAFFMSPYQCKLLGEAEELFSDITFTGNDDFPYLLNLVSFNTETLCYQAVSRVLCDKQDGESYGLSFNEVFKQATKVNANFNHGQSLRQIVVDFDDAEYNGFTRVLGKDITEKLLRGCSVHWKRSVNKVAKLVCLSRDEETIFKTLAGKVEDASRKEDVMEIFDILSGKKGLMNAIPHVPENLKHLCKAPTEVSNDGWRKLKHWANWWTRLRHLKMFTKAFTSRDAEDWEETSDTTNPVESINRQSFKSKNNLNVILENIYLEDRIHAVKMVARSRNVNISYSVESQKRKNRKRKRTSLVANADTSKQDDANGPPDKAKDIKTAKRARRRGKGLINSMVEVEYKEKNEDGELCYLGWLKGTITAYNSRQGYLVQFHNQEDCNGNETGDWTDWLPSVNCSDVRISE; via the coding sequence GTATATTTACCtcggaaaacaagaaacaggGAAATCGAGAGGGAAGAGCTATTCACCACCTGCCCAAAATAAGAAACGCGCTGAGTTCCTCGTATAACTGGTATGACATGACAAAAGAGGATTATGAATACCCAGGTTTCTCGCAGTCCTCAAAGGACATTGCTTACTGCAAAAACATTAAAGAGGTAAAAGGATTTGGCTCCCATCAGAGACCACATTTCATGTGGGATGATAACCAGCTGTCAAAGAGGCACACAACAACTAAAAAGTGTCAAATAAAAATAGAAGGCAAAAATACCGACATCACCTTGAAGCGTGCGCCATGTGAAGGTATAAAAGTATGCAGTTTTCCAGATTGCACTTATGCAGTGTCAAATCGCCAAAAGCAAAACAAGTGTAAAACTCATGCTAAGACACACAAACTCAAGATGACTGGTCCTTGTCCAGCTCAAATTGTGTATGCTTGGCCAACAAACGATGATGGTCGGTGGTGGATGGGTATCGTTCCTAGCCCTGATCTAAAGCACAATCACAGCAAACCAGCACCACATCGTATCAACCAAGAGGTGAAATGTAGGATTGGGAATGCTCTTAAAAATGACACATCGTTGACTACCAAAGATCTACAAAAAGGTTGTGGAATAGGGATTATACCTGGGGAGGTGTCACCCGCTGCTGCTAATCCAGAAAGGGTCCGCCGTGAGAGATCACGTATTCTCTCTACCGCAAGCGCCTCTAGAAAAGAGCTCATGCCACTTCTGAAAATCCTCGATTTTCAGGAGATACGAGAGAAGGTAGAAAAGGAACAAGACGCCGCTGACTCGGAACTCAGCGACCAAGTAAACCAAATGATGGGCAAGTACCAAATGGAGGGTGTCGAGTATTTATTTAAACCTGGACGGAAACACGCATTTTTTATGTCCCCTTACCAATGTAAACTACTCGGAGAAGCGGAGGAACTGTTTTCTGACATTACTTTTACAGGCAACGATGATTTCCCATACCTTTTAAATTTGGTTTCTTTCAATACAGAAACTCTTTGTTATCAGGCCGTCAGCAGAGTATTATGTGACAAGCAAGATGGAGAATCGTATGGTCTGTCCTTTAACGAAGTATTTAAACAAGCTACGAAAGTTAATGCAAATTTTAATCATGGACAGTCCTTAAGACAGATTGTGGTTGACTTCGACGATGCGGAATATAATGGCTTTACTCGAGTTCTAGGAAAAGATATAACGGAGAAACTGTTACGAGGATGTTCGGTGCACTGGAAGCGCTCAGTAAACAAAGTGGCCAAGCTTGTCTGCCTGTCAAGGGACGAAGAGACGATATTTAAAACCCTTGCTGGAAAAGTGGAGGATGCTTCGAGAAAAGAAGATGTTATGGAAATATTCGACATTTTGTCTGGAAAAAAAGGTTTAATGAACGCAATTCCACACGTTCCAGAAAACCTGAAGCATCTTTGCAAAGCCCCGACTGAGGTTTCTAACGATGGATGGAGGAAACTCAAACATTGGGCCAACTGGTGGACTCGGTTGCGACACTTAAAAATGTTCACTAAAGCGTTCACCAGTAGAGATGCCGAAGACTGGGAGGAAACTTCTGACACGACCAATCCCGTCGAGTCCATTAACAGGCAGTCatttaaatcaaagaacaaCTTAAACGTCATCCTGGAAAACATTTATTTAGAGGACAGAATTCACGCCGTGAAAATGGTGGCAAGATCTCGAAATGTGAACATCAGTTACTCGGttgaaagccaaaaaagaaagaataggAAAAGGAAACGCACAAGCCTTGTGGCTAACGCAGACACATCCAAGCAAGACGATGCAAATGGCCCACCAGACAAAGCTAAAGACATCAAGACAGCCAAGAGAGCGCGACGGAGAGGCAAAGGATTAATTAATTCAATGGTAGAGGtggaatacaaagaaaaaaatgaagatggAGAACTATGTTATTTGGGATGGTTGAAGGGTACCATCACAGCCTACAACTCCCGTCAGGGCTATCTTGTTCAATTCCATAACCAGGAGGACTGTAACGGTAATGAGACTGGTGACTGGACAGACTGGTTACCGTCCGTGAACTGCTCCGATGTCAGGATTAGCGAATAA